In the genome of Gallus gallus isolate bGalGal1 chromosome 21, bGalGal1.mat.broiler.GRCg7b, whole genome shotgun sequence, one region contains:
- the DRAXIN gene encoding draxin precursor, with the protein MAASSTFFSPSLFLCVLVLIDITLAVSLDTDMKLKSENNNHLQNQETWPQQPRSGHHHKHGLAKKGRVLALPVRGQPAGEEALRVGSGAPAMEELVPLGQPAALKQDKDKDVFLGFELPHAERENQSPGSERGKKQNREQRRHSRRDRLKHHRGKTAVGPSSLYNKPENFEQQFQNLQAEEATSPTPTVLPFTALDLVVSTEEPPVLPATSPRSQARLRQDGDVMPTLDMALFDWTDYEDLKPEMWPSAKKKEKRRSKSSNGGNETSSAEGEPCDHHLDCLPGSCCDLREHLCKPHNRGLNNKCYDDCMCTEGLRCYAKFHRNRRVTRRKGRCVEPESANGEQGSFINV; encoded by the exons ATGGCAGCTTCTTCCACCTTCTTCTCTCCGTCTCTTTTCCTGTGTGTGCTGGTTCTTATTGACATCACCCTTGCCGTCTCCCTGGACACTGACATGAAGCTCAAAAGTGAGAACAACAACCACCTTCAAAACCAAGAGACGTGGCCTCAGCAGCCCAGGAGTGGGCACCACCACAAGCATGGCTTGGCCAAGAAAGGGAGGGTCCTTGCCCTGCCTGTTAGAGGGCAGCCAGCTGGGGAAGAGGCCCTCCGAGTGGGCAGTGGAGCTCCAGCCATGGAAGAGCTGGTGCCACTTGGCCAGCCAGCAGCGCTGAAACAGGATAAGGATAAGGATGTGTTCCTGGGCTTTGAGCTCCCACACGCTGAGCGGGAGAATCAGTCCCCTGGGTCTGAGAGGGGAAAGAAGCAGAACCGAGAGCAGCGACGGCACAGCCGCAGAGACAGGCTGAAACACCACAGAG GGAAGACTGCCGTTGGGCCAAGCTCCCTGTATAATAAACCTGAAAACTTTGAGCAACAGTTTCAAAACCTCCAGGCAGAGGAAGCAACCAGCCCGACCCCCACCGTGCTTCCCTTCACTGCACTGGATCTGGTCGTTTCCACAGAAGAGCCTCCTGTTCTTCCAGCCACGTCGCCGCGGTCACAG GCCCGCCTCAGGCAAGATGGGGATGTGATGCCCACCCTAGATATGGCACTCTTTGACTGGACAGATTATGAGGACCTCAAACCAGAAATGTGGCCGTCAGCTAAAAAGAAAG AGAAACGCCGCAGTAAGAGCTCCAATGGTGGAAATGAAACCTCATCGGCAGAAGGAGAGCCGTGTGACCACCACCTTGACTGCCTCCCAG GCTCTTGCTGTGACTTGCGTGAGCACCTCTGCAAACCACACAATCGAGGCCTTAACAACAAATGCTACGATGACTGTATGTGCACAGAAG gGCTACGCTGTTATGCCAAATTCCACCGGAACCGAAGAGTGACCCGAAGGAAAGGGCGCTGTGTGGAGCCTGAGTCGGCCAATGGAGAGCAGGGATCATTCATTAATGTTTAG